One Haloarcula rubripromontorii genomic window carries:
- a CDS encoding DUF1616 domain-containing protein codes for MIRSLCYRLLHRTGPYADLLVVASYTTVVASVLQSPGWLGPTARIPIALPVLLFAPGYALVAAIFPTLTVESVTSDGRAPPTRPRNRLNGLVPVERVTLAVVASASGLPMVLYGLSMVTRIRLSLICAVVAIVTVGFCAVAAGRRTVTSWEPPIDGGLGHEMLGIESRIDVLPILAAVVAVVLVTAAGVVVLDGNGATANAELAIGTENAAGNVTIEDYQGVYFPGDTGNYTVQIEHHGDTSQEYTYVVGFERQSENDSGSWSVRQWTSVTARPSTPVTDDVSVQLEGPSGNGTVVVLLYEGQAPETPTRDNALRVVSVPVEIRSP; via the coding sequence ATGATTCGCTCACTGTGTTACCGTCTGCTACACCGGACGGGACCGTACGCCGATCTACTAGTCGTCGCCAGCTATACGACCGTGGTGGCTTCGGTGTTGCAGTCTCCGGGATGGCTGGGACCGACGGCACGGATCCCCATTGCCCTGCCAGTGTTGCTGTTCGCGCCGGGATATGCTCTGGTCGCTGCGATCTTCCCGACCTTGACTGTCGAATCAGTCACAAGCGATGGTCGAGCCCCGCCTACGCGACCTCGTAACCGGCTAAACGGGCTTGTCCCGGTCGAACGTGTGACACTCGCAGTTGTCGCAAGCGCATCGGGACTCCCAATGGTGTTGTACGGGCTTTCGATGGTGACTCGGATCCGTCTCTCGCTGATCTGTGCTGTCGTCGCTATCGTGACAGTTGGGTTCTGTGCCGTCGCTGCGGGCCGGCGGACTGTTACAAGCTGGGAGCCGCCGATAGACGGCGGGCTTGGACACGAAATGCTCGGCATTGAGTCGCGTATCGACGTGCTACCGATCTTGGCCGCCGTCGTTGCAGTGGTACTGGTCACCGCCGCTGGCGTAGTGGTTCTCGATGGGAACGGAGCAACGGCGAACGCCGAACTCGCAATCGGGACTGAGAACGCTGCAGGAAATGTGACCATCGAGGACTACCAAGGCGTCTATTTCCCGGGTGATACGGGTAACTACACAGTCCAAATCGAACACCACGGCGATACGTCCCAAGAATACACGTACGTTGTCGGCTTTGAGCGCCAGTCGGAGAACGACTCCGGTTCTTGGTCAGTCAGGCAGTGGACGTCTGTTACCGCCCGACCGTCAACCCCGGTAACGGACGACGTGAGCGTGCAACTCGAGGGACCGTCGGGCAACGGTACCGTCGTCGTGCTCCTGTATGAGGGACAGGCCCCGGAAACACCCACGCGAGACAATGCACTCAGAGTGGTGTCTGTCCCTGTCGAGATACGATCACCATGA
- a CDS encoding helix-turn-helix transcriptional regulator: protein MYDLTGFQRDLLFVVAGQSEPAGVAIKDEIEEYYREKVNYGQLYPNLNTLMKKGLVEKGKKDGRTNTYLVTNRWHRELQARLDWERQYTA, encoded by the coding sequence ATGTACGACCTAACAGGATTTCAACGAGACTTATTGTTCGTGGTTGCTGGGCAATCCGAACCGGCCGGTGTCGCGATTAAAGACGAAATTGAAGAGTACTACAGGGAGAAGGTCAACTACGGTCAACTGTACCCGAATCTGAATACACTCATGAAGAAAGGTCTCGTCGAGAAAGGGAAGAAAGACGGACGCACGAATACTTATTTGGTCACCAATCGTTGGCATCGAGAGCTTCAAGCCCGACTCGACTGGGAACGCCAGTACACCGCCTGA
- a CDS encoding ribbon-helix-helix domain-containing protein, translating to MSDADSDTGNGGPEMVQINLRLSRSFLEDIDATWQEEGFNSRSEFLRHVARDAVKHPAFSRSGWKQIAASEHDLRAGNAELVSREEVRAMMDQDGNDE from the coding sequence ATGTCTGATGCAGACAGCGATACTGGAAACGGTGGCCCAGAGATGGTACAGATTAACCTCCGATTGAGCAGATCGTTTCTTGAAGACATCGATGCAACATGGCAAGAAGAGGGGTTCAATTCACGGAGTGAATTCCTTCGCCATGTCGCTCGGGATGCAGTGAAACATCCCGCATTTAGTCGGAGTGGGTGGAAACAGATTGCCGCCAGCGAGCATGATCTTCGGGCGGGTAATGCTGAATTGGTTTCACGTGAGGAAGTCCGTGCAATGATGGACCAAGACGGTAATGACGAGTGA
- a CDS encoding transcription initiation factor IIB → MASRTIQTELVGSTQTCPECGGTLDSSGRETHCTDCGLVVEEDQVDRGPEWRAYNREEQKRTGAPRTVTLHDQGLSTDIGSAEGSDISSRRRRRLARQRRLHGRSKFDSKRDRNLAHGLGEIRRIGSALSESKAVKEQASTFFREAQKADLLIGRSIEGGAAAAVYAACRCNGLVRMETVADVARCSTSHIWTCYRTFLTELELPIPVSLPVDWVARICSDLPLDVTPKSRQRALALAEEATRSTDINGRPDGVAAGAPYVAGQESDLRLTQATISEMADLDITTTRRWYQQIEENIVE, encoded by the coding sequence ATGGCTTCACGGACTATCCAGACTGAACTGGTTGGGTCGACGCAGACTTGTCCCGAGTGTGGCGGAACACTCGACAGCAGTGGACGGGAGACGCATTGCACAGACTGTGGCCTAGTAGTTGAAGAGGATCAGGTTGACCGAGGTCCCGAGTGGCGAGCGTACAATCGGGAGGAACAAAAGCGGACAGGGGCTCCCCGAACGGTGACACTCCACGATCAGGGACTGTCAACAGATATCGGGTCGGCTGAGGGTTCAGATATCTCGTCGAGACGGCGTCGACGGCTTGCTCGTCAGCGGCGACTCCACGGTCGGTCGAAGTTCGACAGCAAGCGCGACCGGAACCTCGCACATGGACTTGGAGAAATCCGACGGATTGGAAGTGCGCTGTCTGAGAGCAAAGCGGTCAAAGAGCAGGCATCGACGTTCTTTCGGGAAGCGCAGAAGGCAGACCTGCTTATCGGGCGGTCGATTGAGGGCGGTGCAGCGGCCGCCGTGTACGCCGCCTGTCGATGCAATGGCCTCGTCAGGATGGAGACGGTCGCCGACGTTGCCCGGTGTTCCACGTCGCATATCTGGACCTGTTACCGGACCTTCTTGACCGAGCTCGAACTGCCAATCCCGGTTTCGCTGCCGGTGGACTGGGTGGCGAGGATCTGTTCGGACCTTCCGCTGGATGTTACTCCGAAGAGTCGCCAGCGGGCGCTGGCACTGGCTGAGGAGGCGACCAGATCAACGGACATCAACGGGCGACCAGACGGTGTCGCAGCGGGTGCGCCTTATGTCGCTGGTCAGGAGTCAGATCTCCGGTTGACACAGGCGACCATCAGTGAGATGGCGGACCTCGATATCACGACGACCCGACGGTGGTACCAGCAGATCGAGGAGAATATTGTTGAGTGA
- a CDS encoding DUF7557 family protein, with the protein MSTIRVSDDVKERLRDLKRDDESFNDLLDRLSRSEKDVEAIAKSLPPVDDEDIQQMDEARERLNESLEERR; encoded by the coding sequence ATGAGCACAATACGAGTCTCTGACGACGTGAAGGAACGGCTGCGTGATCTGAAACGGGACGACGAGAGTTTCAACGACCTGCTGGACCGGCTTAGTCGGAGCGAGAAGGATGTCGAAGCCATCGCTAAATCGCTACCACCTGTTGACGACGAGGACATTCAGCAGATGGACGAAGCCCGCGAACGGCTGAACGAGTCGCTGGAGGAACGCCGGTAG
- a CDS encoding type II toxin-antitoxin system VapC family toxin, whose amino-acid sequence MIVLDRDILVKLRNSEKPVVQHLQQYKTDEWTIPSHVAWESFQRYSSRSDILQEQQHLRDSFDRILPFTTDTALEAAYLDEKLQSQGVALDAIDLLNLATAHEAGGKFVTHNKNDFDKEPLLELADVDVVHTP is encoded by the coding sequence ATGATTGTTCTCGACAGAGACATTCTGGTAAAGCTACGAAACTCAGAAAAGCCGGTTGTCCAGCACCTTCAGCAGTACAAAACTGATGAGTGGACAATCCCGTCTCACGTTGCTTGGGAATCGTTTCAGCGGTACAGCAGCCGAAGCGATATTCTCCAAGAGCAGCAGCACCTCCGGGACAGTTTCGACCGGATTCTACCATTCACAACTGACACTGCACTCGAAGCCGCCTATCTCGATGAAAAGCTTCAATCGCAAGGGGTAGCTCTCGACGCCATCGACCTACTGAATCTGGCGACAGCTCACGAAGCCGGTGGCAAATTTGTCACCCACAACAAGAACGATTTCGACAAGGAACCTCTTCTTGAGCTTGCTGACGTGGATGTTGTACATACCCCCTGA
- a CDS encoding DUF6884 domain-containing protein, which translates to MTATQTERTRGRFVLIGCGDAKTDQPVAARDLYTSSYFSVKRSYAEAAVQWARTAGRRANSWGILSAEHGILMPRQTVAPYDTTIEDLRDEPIEGESHYWLPSGERAESRLDRWALRVHSALADWLRRPYAADQKDSPCRELVVLAGSDYIDALRERGIFDGRPTAIRTGRETHTALPPKATVRFPFQERDFDGMFDQMEWLSDRTEELEAAAKPARRTELTAFDGGFERESATWQASHSGVDVEGTEQAGLDAFETVPERFLATRQTSLTTDGEEE; encoded by the coding sequence ATGACTGCTACACAGACTGAGCGGACTCGTGGCCGCTTCGTACTTATCGGGTGCGGCGATGCGAAAACCGACCAGCCAGTTGCGGCTCGCGATCTGTACACTTCGTCGTACTTCTCGGTCAAGCGATCGTATGCCGAGGCAGCTGTCCAATGGGCTCGAACTGCTGGTCGGCGGGCGAACTCATGGGGCATTCTCTCTGCGGAGCACGGGATCTTGATGCCTCGGCAGACGGTTGCTCCGTACGACACGACCATCGAAGACCTGCGTGACGAACCTATTGAGGGCGAGTCACACTATTGGCTCCCGTCGGGGGAGCGGGCTGAGAGCCGACTAGATCGCTGGGCACTTCGCGTTCACTCGGCGCTGGCCGATTGGCTCCGCCGGCCCTACGCCGCCGATCAGAAGGACTCTCCGTGTCGAGAACTGGTCGTTCTGGCCGGCAGTGACTACATCGACGCATTGCGTGAGCGGGGGATTTTCGATGGACGGCCAACTGCGATTCGGACTGGCCGGGAGACACACACTGCCCTCCCGCCGAAGGCAACCGTCCGGTTCCCGTTTCAGGAGCGCGACTTCGACGGGATGTTCGACCAGATGGAATGGCTTTCAGACCGCACTGAGGAGCTTGAAGCAGCTGCAAAGCCGGCCCGTCGAACAGAACTCACAGCCTTCGACGGCGGCTTCGAGCGCGAGTCTGCTACGTGGCAAGCCAGTCACAGCGGCGTTGACGTCGAAGGGACCGAGCAGGCAGGTCTGGATGCGTTCGAGACCGTCCCTGAGCGGTTCCTTGCCACGAGGCAGACGAGCCTTACGACCGACGGCGAGGAAGAATAG
- a CDS encoding DUF6610 family protein: protein MSSEARHSWSAAAINDAQQAEWVGFLHREPFVIDAYRLGFTVGVREDYSYQSSLRNVDVPIEMLDNDFRNPDLDRYTERFEQYEPSVGMLGDAYNQQEARRYNQAARELKRKFPGIEVIIVPKCHEAIKEIDDDIVLGYPMGYSDQTADEYTDIVDWRGRRVHLLGASPTKQYPVIEELTQPRVTGEEPADIVGVDWNGIHLAALHGEYFSPHGYGSADHLSIRETVRESLRHIKSYWKSQGVWPTTETDRNPLTAEPMDPVWAADGSRATGDGLEDAIVVEYENGQTLAYRNQHERDRIEYRAGLTPTEGHT from the coding sequence ATGTCTTCAGAGGCGCGACATTCCTGGTCAGCGGCGGCAATCAACGATGCACAGCAGGCTGAGTGGGTTGGGTTCCTCCACCGAGAACCGTTCGTAATTGATGCTTACCGGCTTGGATTCACCGTCGGCGTTCGCGAGGACTACAGCTATCAGTCATCGCTGCGGAACGTCGACGTCCCGATAGAGATGCTGGATAACGACTTCCGGAATCCAGACTTGGACCGATATACCGAACGCTTCGAGCAGTACGAGCCATCGGTCGGGATGCTCGGCGACGCATACAACCAGCAGGAAGCGCGACGGTACAACCAAGCCGCACGGGAACTGAAACGGAAGTTTCCGGGGATAGAGGTCATCATCGTCCCGAAGTGCCACGAGGCAATCAAGGAGATCGACGACGACATTGTACTCGGCTACCCGATGGGGTACTCCGATCAGACAGCCGACGAGTACACGGACATCGTGGACTGGCGCGGACGGCGCGTGCATCTGCTGGGCGCAAGTCCGACGAAGCAGTATCCGGTGATTGAGGAGCTAACACAGCCGCGTGTAACTGGTGAGGAGCCAGCTGATATCGTCGGCGTGGACTGGAACGGCATCCATCTGGCGGCGCTGCATGGCGAGTACTTTTCGCCACACGGCTACGGGAGTGCAGACCACCTCTCAATCCGGGAGACGGTTCGAGAGAGTCTGAGACACATCAAATCATACTGGAAATCGCAGGGTGTGTGGCCCACCACAGAGACGGATCGGAATCCGCTAACAGCGGAACCGATGGACCCCGTCTGGGCCGCTGACGGGTCAAGAGCGACTGGAGACGGTCTCGAAGATGCGATTGTCGTCGAGTACGAAAACGGACAGACGCTCGCATACCGGAACCAACACGAGCGAGACAGAATCGAATACCGGGCAGGACTCACTCCCACCGAGGGGCACACGTAG
- a CDS encoding HNH endonuclease: protein MKEGIESQYDDPENYEGDYPPDWAYRIVFRKQLDDNTCANCSTQYQPEDLEVLRRVPAEDGGTNKTTNLLTVCAFCESDVKQAGRLNLPESARQEPADSPEEDTYRVLALQSDVPITEEVEGEETEDSGQSRDVSRVEVNHVQTRSTSPLPVNTTTQESDEQSDHDDTDDRAGWRQLAIAFVGGTAMFLGYLCAIAVAIPFPSPVGDVAFYGLPLAGLVAGVRWRLSTAVASVCVVLMYAGIWQAFSVEPFISVLAWLPVVAPLAGIAYGVVVERTEFSLRNHISQPQILD from the coding sequence ATGAAGGAAGGCATCGAATCGCAATACGACGACCCTGAGAACTACGAGGGGGACTACCCCCCAGACTGGGCGTACCGGATTGTCTTCCGGAAGCAGTTGGATGACAACACCTGCGCCAACTGTAGCACTCAGTACCAACCGGAAGACTTGGAGGTTTTGCGACGGGTCCCTGCCGAGGACGGTGGAACGAACAAAACGACGAATCTCCTGACAGTGTGTGCGTTCTGCGAAAGCGATGTGAAGCAGGCGGGCCGACTAAACCTGCCGGAGTCAGCCAGACAAGAGCCAGCAGACAGTCCCGAAGAGGACACCTACAGAGTGCTTGCGTTGCAGAGTGACGTTCCGATTACCGAGGAAGTCGAAGGAGAAGAGACTGAAGACAGCGGGCAGTCTCGTGATGTCTCGCGTGTAGAAGTCAACCATGTCCAGACACGGTCGACGAGTCCTCTTCCAGTCAACACGACAACACAGGAAAGCGACGAGCAGTCCGACCATGACGACACCGATGATCGTGCTGGATGGCGACAGTTAGCCATCGCATTTGTTGGAGGCACAGCGATGTTTCTGGGATATCTTTGTGCGATTGCTGTCGCCATTCCTTTCCCCTCGCCTGTGGGTGACGTAGCATTTTATGGCCTCCCGCTGGCCGGGCTTGTTGCTGGAGTCCGCTGGCGGCTGTCGACAGCCGTTGCATCTGTCTGCGTTGTTTTGATGTACGCTGGAATCTGGCAGGCATTCTCGGTGGAGCCGTTCATATCAGTACTGGCGTGGCTTCCCGTGGTTGCGCCACTAGCCGGGATTGCCTACGGGGTCGTAGTCGAGCGTACTGAGTTCTCGCTGCGGAATCATATCTCCCAGCCTCAGATTCTCGACTGA